One window of Corynebacterium accolens genomic DNA carries:
- a CDS encoding polyprenyl synthetase family protein, with product MTHGHSHATHVDLGDPQLNERIGAGMEAVEEKLRSETDRGQDFLKDKVSHLSKAGGKRFRPMMALLASEYGAKPGCEKVIKSATVVEMVHVATLYHDDVMDEADRRRGVESANSRWNNSVAILAGDALLAHASRLMSQLDTHTVGHFADTFEELVTGQMRETIGAGEANPVDHYMAVIQEKTAVLIASAGYLGAYHSGASADHAAALYRIGGAIGMIFQIVDDVIDIFSDPKDSGKTPGTDLREGVFTLPVLYALEEDGEVGDQLRELLTGPLETDAEVERAIELLRQSGGRQRALEDINAYLRTVEEQLSVLPENSASQALRQLADYTVRRVG from the coding sequence ATGACTCACGGCCACTCGCATGCCACTCACGTGGATCTTGGTGATCCACAGCTTAATGAACGCATTGGCGCGGGCATGGAAGCAGTAGAAGAAAAGCTGCGCAGTGAAACTGACCGCGGCCAGGACTTCTTGAAGGACAAGGTAAGCCATCTGTCCAAGGCAGGCGGCAAGCGCTTTCGCCCGATGATGGCCCTGCTTGCCTCTGAGTACGGCGCCAAACCGGGCTGTGAAAAGGTTATTAAGTCCGCCACCGTTGTGGAGATGGTGCACGTTGCTACCCTGTACCACGATGATGTGATGGATGAGGCGGACCGCCGCCGCGGCGTGGAATCCGCCAACTCTCGGTGGAATAACTCCGTAGCCATCCTTGCCGGCGATGCCCTCCTCGCACACGCCTCCCGCCTGATGAGCCAACTAGATACCCATACCGTAGGCCACTTCGCGGATACCTTTGAAGAGCTGGTGACCGGCCAGATGCGCGAGACCATCGGTGCCGGCGAAGCCAACCCCGTGGACCACTACATGGCCGTTATTCAGGAAAAGACCGCGGTGCTTATCGCCTCTGCCGGCTACCTCGGCGCGTATCACTCGGGCGCCTCGGCCGACCACGCTGCGGCCCTGTATCGCATCGGCGGCGCCATCGGCATGATCTTCCAGATCGTGGACGATGTCATTGATATCTTCTCCGACCCGAAGGACTCCGGAAAGACCCCGGGCACCGACCTGCGCGAGGGTGTCTTTACCCTCCCCGTCCTCTACGCCTTGGAAGAAGACGGGGAGGTGGGAGACCAGCTGCGTGAGCTGCTGACAGGCCCCCTAGAAACCGATGCTGAGGTCGAGCGTGCCATCGAGCTCCTGCGCCAGTCTGGCGGCCGTCAGAGGGCGCTAGAGGACATTAACGCCTACCTACGCACCGTAGAAGAACAGCTTTCCGTACTGCCGGAAAATTCCGCTAGCCAAGCGCTGCGCCAGCTCGCGGACTACACCGTTCGCCGCGTGGGCTAG
- a CDS encoding transcriptional regulator: MSKDSSPRPAKLDPVIHPINRLKICAALFHSGATDGRQMKYAVLAELTELPADTLSKQLKHLEDSGYISRTREYGSTRAKDAVWVALTQTGTGAYAQHVAALKAMTEGS, from the coding sequence ATGTCTAAGGATTCTTCACCACGCCCAGCAAAGCTGGATCCGGTCATCCACCCCATCAATCGGCTTAAAATTTGTGCCGCGCTGTTCCATTCAGGCGCAACCGACGGCAGGCAGATGAAATACGCCGTGCTTGCAGAACTCACCGAGCTTCCCGCCGATACGCTGTCCAAGCAGTTGAAACATCTTGAGGACAGCGGCTATATCAGCCGCACCCGCGAATATGGCTCCACGCGCGCGAAAGACGCCGTCTGGGTCGCGTTGACTCAGACTGGAACAGGAGCCTATGCACAGCACGTTGCCGCACTTAAAGCCATGACAGAGGGCTCATAG
- a CDS encoding geranylgeranyl reductase family protein: MIVPMSEQIDSPRPVEVAIIGAGPAGSAAAIHAARAGYETVLIDSATFPRDKTCGDGLTPRAMHQLDKLGITVNASYRNRGLKLHGYGGDVTAPWPQTYPSQVGTALPRFRLDAQLVEAATAAGATLISGTPASAPVMEGNRVTSFRIGERIIRPKWLIVADGVRSTFGKQLGRTWHRDEVYGIAARSYAASPQATEPWMHSHVELKDEDDSVQPGYGWIFPLGAELGQVNIGVGALSTAQRPAKINTKKLLEFYAAQQRAEWGLGDIEHVTSALLPMGGAVSNVAGANWMLIGDAAACVNPLNGEGIDYGLETAALAVGMLGPKDFTLAWPATLREHYGESFLLARTAARLLTYPQFLPVAGPLALRGPVGRLLMPAAARLMGNLITEEDRDLIARLWRTAGRTVGAVRRDTPLWASTAAV, translated from the coding sequence ATGATAGTCCCTATGTCGGAACAGATCGATTCCCCCCGCCCTGTCGAAGTCGCCATCATCGGTGCAGGACCCGCAGGAAGTGCCGCGGCCATCCATGCCGCCCGCGCTGGCTATGAGACTGTCCTCATTGATTCAGCCACCTTTCCCCGCGATAAAACCTGCGGCGATGGCCTCACCCCGCGGGCAATGCACCAACTAGATAAGCTCGGCATTACCGTTAACGCCTCCTACCGCAACCGCGGGCTCAAGCTGCACGGCTACGGCGGAGACGTCACCGCCCCGTGGCCGCAGACTTATCCTTCCCAGGTAGGCACTGCCCTGCCGCGCTTTAGGCTCGATGCCCAGTTGGTAGAGGCCGCCACCGCCGCAGGAGCCACGCTAATCTCTGGTACCCCCGCGAGCGCCCCGGTCATGGAGGGCAACCGGGTGACATCGTTTCGCATTGGTGAGCGGATAATTCGGCCGAAATGGCTCATCGTGGCCGATGGCGTGCGTTCTACCTTTGGCAAGCAATTGGGCCGCACCTGGCACCGGGACGAGGTCTATGGCATCGCCGCGCGCTCCTATGCCGCCTCCCCTCAGGCAACCGAGCCGTGGATGCACTCGCACGTGGAATTAAAAGACGAAGACGATTCCGTCCAGCCCGGCTACGGGTGGATTTTCCCCTTAGGTGCAGAGCTTGGCCAGGTCAATATCGGCGTCGGCGCGCTGTCGACCGCGCAGCGGCCGGCCAAGATTAATACCAAAAAGTTGCTGGAGTTCTACGCCGCCCAGCAGCGCGCGGAGTGGGGCCTTGGGGACATCGAACACGTCACCTCTGCCCTGCTGCCCATGGGTGGGGCGGTCTCTAATGTGGCGGGGGCCAACTGGATGCTCATTGGCGATGCCGCCGCCTGCGTCAACCCCTTAAACGGCGAGGGCATCGACTACGGCCTCGAGACCGCGGCGCTTGCGGTGGGCATGCTCGGCCCAAAGGATTTCACCCTCGCGTGGCCGGCCACCCTGCGCGAGCACTACGGCGAATCCTTCCTGCTCGCGCGCACGGCCGCCCGCCTGTTGACCTACCCGCAATTCCTGCCCGTGGCGGGGCCATTGGCGCTGCGCGGGCCGGTGGGCCGCTTGCTGATGCCCGCCGCGGCGCGCCTTATGGGCAACCTCATCACGGAGGAGGACCGCGACCTTATCGCCCGCCTGTGGCGCACGGCCGGCCGCACCGTAGGCGCCGTCCGGCGCGATACGCCCCTGTGGGCCTCCACCGCGGCGGTTTAG
- a CDS encoding demethylmenaquinone methyltransferase — protein MSKADLDKKPFDVARMFDAVGEKYDLTNTVLSFGQDKRWRKRTRERLNLQPGEKVLDLAAGTAVSTEELSKSGAWCVACDFSRGMLAAGSERDVPKVAGDGMKLPFADNTFDAVTISYGLRNIHDYELGLREMARVTKPGGRLAVAEFSTPIVPVFGTVYKEYLMRLLPPVARVVSSNPDAYIYLAESIRAWPGQEELAAAINRNGWADAGWQNLTLGIVALHSATKPLADAPQ, from the coding sequence GTGTCTAAGGCAGATCTGGATAAAAAGCCCTTCGACGTCGCGCGCATGTTTGACGCCGTCGGCGAAAAATACGACCTCACCAATACCGTCTTGTCCTTTGGGCAGGACAAGCGCTGGCGCAAGCGTACCCGCGAGCGCCTTAACCTGCAGCCGGGGGAGAAGGTCCTCGACCTCGCGGCCGGAACCGCGGTGTCCACAGAAGAGCTGTCTAAATCCGGTGCGTGGTGCGTAGCCTGCGATTTTTCGCGCGGCATGCTCGCCGCCGGAAGCGAGCGCGACGTGCCCAAGGTGGCCGGCGATGGCATGAAATTGCCCTTTGCGGATAATACGTTTGACGCCGTCACCATCTCCTATGGCCTGCGCAATATCCACGATTACGAGCTGGGGCTGCGGGAAATGGCGCGCGTGACCAAGCCGGGCGGGCGCCTAGCGGTGGCGGAATTTTCCACGCCCATCGTCCCGGTATTTGGCACCGTGTACAAGGAATACCTCATGCGCCTGCTGCCTCCTGTTGCGCGCGTGGTCTCCTCCAACCCGGATGCCTATATTTACCTCGCGGAATCCATCCGCGCTTGGCCTGGCCAAGAGGAGTTGGCGGCGGCCATCAACCGCAATGGTTGGGCCGACGCGGGCTGGCAAAACCTCACCCTGGGCATCGTCGCCTTGCACTCGGCAACAAAACCGCTTGCCGATGCCCCACAGTAA